One Vicia villosa cultivar HV-30 ecotype Madison, WI unplaced genomic scaffold, Vvil1.0 ctg.000248F_1_1, whole genome shotgun sequence DNA window includes the following coding sequences:
- the LOC131625874 gene encoding chromatin-remodeling ATPase INO80-like isoform X2 codes for MYEPSILEIGDGVTYKIPPVYDKLATSLNLLSFSDIHVDEFYLKGTWDLGLLAAMMASDKRRGCWKHKAVYFVRGRCIAGLLCKGFGKGDTYEIIEQSLPKKQKVKKDPASIEKKEMDRIGKIWAEVRKREEKEAVEALRREQELREAKRQRQRLNFLIQQTELYSHFMQF; via the exons ATGTATGAACCTTCTATTTTAGAAATTGGGGATGGGGTCACATACAAAATTCCTCCAGTTTATGATAAGCTGGCTACATCGTTGAACCTTCTAAGTTTCTCGGATATCCATGTGGATGAATTTTACTTGAAGGGTACCTGGGATTTGGGGTTGTTGGCTGCAATGATGGCTTCGGACAAAAG AAGGGGCTGCTGGAAGCATAAAGCGGTCTATTTTGTCCGAGGGAGGTGTATTGCAGGTTTATTATGTAAAGGTTTTGGAAAAGGTGACACTTACGAG ATCATTGAGCAAAGCTTACCCAAGAAGCAAAAGGTAAAGAAAGATCCTGCATCAATTGAGAAGAAGGAAATGGATAGAATTGGAAAGATTTGG GCCGAAGTGAGaaaaagagaggagaaagaaGCTGTTGAAGCTTTGAGACGTGAACAGGAGCTTCGAGAAGCTAAGAGACAGCGGCAAAGGCTTAACTTTCTGATACAACAAACTGAGCTCTACAGTCACTTTATGCAGTTTTAA
- the LOC131625874 gene encoding chromatin-remodeling ATPase INO80-like isoform X1 — protein MYEPSILEIGDGVTYKIPPVYDKLATSLNLLSFSDIHVDEFYLKGTWDLGLLAAMMASDKRRGCWKHKAVYFVRGRCIAGLLCKGFGKGDTYEIIEQSLPKKQKVKKDPASIEKKEMDRIGKIWVNIAEVRKREEKEAVEALRREQELREAKRQRQRLNFLIQQTELYSHFMQF, from the exons ATGTATGAACCTTCTATTTTAGAAATTGGGGATGGGGTCACATACAAAATTCCTCCAGTTTATGATAAGCTGGCTACATCGTTGAACCTTCTAAGTTTCTCGGATATCCATGTGGATGAATTTTACTTGAAGGGTACCTGGGATTTGGGGTTGTTGGCTGCAATGATGGCTTCGGACAAAAG AAGGGGCTGCTGGAAGCATAAAGCGGTCTATTTTGTCCGAGGGAGGTGTATTGCAGGTTTATTATGTAAAGGTTTTGGAAAAGGTGACACTTACGAG ATCATTGAGCAAAGCTTACCCAAGAAGCAAAAGGTAAAGAAAGATCCTGCATCAATTGAGAAGAAGGAAATGGATAGAATTGGAAAGATTTGGGTAAACATT GCCGAAGTGAGaaaaagagaggagaaagaaGCTGTTGAAGCTTTGAGACGTGAACAGGAGCTTCGAGAAGCTAAGAGACAGCGGCAAAGGCTTAACTTTCTGATACAACAAACTGAGCTCTACAGTCACTTTATGCAGTTTTAA
- the LOC131625874 gene encoding chromatin-remodeling ATPase INO80-like isoform X3, which produces MYEPSILEIGDGVTYKIPPVYDKLATSLNLLSFSDIHVDEFYLKGTWDLGLLAAMMASDKRLGNLNRAGMGEHLSQYESLQARIKAMSASNLPQKFSLNVSDIGLNSSIPEGAAGSIKRSILSEGGVLQVYYVKVLEKVTLTRSLSKAYPRSKRPK; this is translated from the exons ATGTATGAACCTTCTATTTTAGAAATTGGGGATGGGGTCACATACAAAATTCCTCCAGTTTATGATAAGCTGGCTACATCGTTGAACCTTCTAAGTTTCTCGGATATCCATGTGGATGAATTTTACTTGAAGGGTACCTGGGATTTGGGGTTGTTGGCTGCAATGATGGCTTCGGACAAAAGGTTAGGAAATTTAAACCGAGCTGGCATGGGTGAACACCTATCTCAATATGAATCTCTTCAGGCACGGATAAAGGCCATGTCAGCTTCAAATTTACCTCAAAAATTCAGTCTGAATGTGTCTGATATTGGTCTCAATTCATCCATTCCAGAAGGGGCTGCTGGAAGCATAAAGCGGTCTATTTTGTCCGAGGGAGGTGTATTGCAGGTTTATTATGTAAAGGTTTTGGAAAAGGTGACACTTACGAG ATCATTGAGCAAAGCTTACCCAAGAAGCAAAAG GCCGAAGTGA
- the LOC131625874 gene encoding chromatin-remodeling ATPase INO80-like isoform X4 yields the protein MYEPSILEIGDGVTYKIPPVYDKLATSLNLLSFSDIHVDEFYLKGTWDLGLLAAMMASDKRRGCWKHKAVYFVRGRCIAGLLCKGFGKGDTYEIIEQSLPKKQKAEVRKREEKEAVEALRREQELREAKRQRQRLNFLIQQTELYSHFMQF from the exons ATGTATGAACCTTCTATTTTAGAAATTGGGGATGGGGTCACATACAAAATTCCTCCAGTTTATGATAAGCTGGCTACATCGTTGAACCTTCTAAGTTTCTCGGATATCCATGTGGATGAATTTTACTTGAAGGGTACCTGGGATTTGGGGTTGTTGGCTGCAATGATGGCTTCGGACAAAAG AAGGGGCTGCTGGAAGCATAAAGCGGTCTATTTTGTCCGAGGGAGGTGTATTGCAGGTTTATTATGTAAAGGTTTTGGAAAAGGTGACACTTACGAG ATCATTGAGCAAAGCTTACCCAAGAAGCAAAAG GCCGAAGTGAGaaaaagagaggagaaagaaGCTGTTGAAGCTTTGAGACGTGAACAGGAGCTTCGAGAAGCTAAGAGACAGCGGCAAAGGCTTAACTTTCTGATACAACAAACTGAGCTCTACAGTCACTTTATGCAGTTTTAA